TGCTGGGCAGCAATCTGACCCGGCTGCCGGATGCCGCCATCCGTCGCGGCGAAGTGGCCATCACCATCGACGACGGCCCGGACCCGGCAGTCACCCCAGCGGTGCTGGACATGCTGCGCCAGTACCAGGTACCGGCCACCTTCTTCTGCATCGGCGAGCGCGCCCAGCGCCACCCGGAGCTGTGCCGCCAGGCGGTGGCGGAGGGGCACGATATAGAAAACCACGGCCAGCGCCACCGCAAGCACACCTCGCTGTTCGGCCCGGCCGGCTGGCGCGGCGAAGTGGGCGAGGGCCAGGCCACGCTGCAGGCGATTACTGGCCGGCTGCCGCGCTTCTACCGGCCCATCGCCGGGCTGCGCAACCCCTTCCTCGACCCGCTGTTGCAGCGCTCCGGGGTGTTTCTTGCGAGCTGGACCCGCCGCGGCTATGATACGCGCGCCTGCGACCCGGACACGGTGTACGCCCGGCTGGTGCGCAATCTGGCAGCGGGCGACATCCTGCTGCTGCACGATGGCAATGCCGCCCGCACCGCCGACGGCAAGCCGCTGATCCTGGCGGTGTTGCCGCGCCTGCTGGAAGAGTTGGCCGCACGCCGGCTCACACCGGTTACTCTGCGCCAGGCCTGCGAGCCTGACTGAATCGGCCATGCCGATCGCCTTTCGCCAACCCATGCTGATTTACTCCCCCGCTTATGCAAGCTCTTCGACTTAGTGCCTATACCCTGACCAGCGCCCTGGGCGCCGGGCGGGACTCCCATCTCGACGCCCTGCGCCAGCAGCGCGGCGGCATCGTCAGAAAACACTGGGAAACCGTCGAATTCGAGGTCTGTGTGGGCGAGGTTGCCGGCCTGGACGAGGTCGCGCTGCGGCCGGATCTGGCGGCCTACGACTGCCGCAACAACCGTCTGGCGCAGCTGGGGCTGCAGCAGGACGGTTTCATCGCCAGCGTGGAGCAGGCGGTGGCGCGCTACGGCGCCGGCCGGGTGGGCGTGTTCCTCGGCTCCAGTACCTCCGGCATTCTCAGTTCGGAAGTGGCCTACCGCCAGCGCGACCCGGACAGCGGCGCGCTGCCGGCAGCGCACAGCTACCGCGAAACCCACAATGCCTACTCGGTGGCGGATTTCGTGCGCAGTTTCTTCGGCCTGGCCGGCCCGGCGGTGGTGGTATCCACCGCCTGTTCCTCCAGCGCCAAGGTGTTCGGCACCGCCGAGCGCATGATGGCTGCCGGGCTGATCGACGCCGCCATCGTCGGCGGCGTGGATACCCTGTGCCTCACCACCATCTACGGCTTCTCCTCGCTGCAGCTGGTGTCGAGCAATCCGTGCCGCCCGTTCGACGGCGAGCGCGACGGTATCTCGGTGGGCGAGGGGGCGGCGTTCGCGCTGCTGGAGCGCGCCGGCCAGCCGCAGGCGGGCGACATCCTGCTCACCGGCGTGGGCGAGAGCAGCGACGCCTACCATATGTCCTCGCCGCACCCGGAAGGTCTGGGTGCCCGGGCTGCCATGGCGCAAGCCTTGCAGCAGGCCGGCCTCGCGCCGGCAGACATCGATTACATCAATCTGCACGGCACTGCCACGCCCAGCAACGATGCGGCGGAAGGCGCCGCGGTGCTGGCGCTGTTCGGCGATGCCACGCCGTGCAGCTCCACCAAGGGCCATACCGGCCATACGCTGGGCGCCGCCGGCGGCATCGAGGCGCTGATCTGCGCGCTGGCACTGCAGCACGGCGTGATGCCGGGCGGGGTGGGCACGCAGCAGCTGGATGCCAGCCTGCAGTGCAATTACCTGCTGAGCACGGTGGAGCGCCCCTTGCGCCACGTGTTGAGCAATTCTTTCGGTTTCGGTGGCAGCAACTGCAGTCTGGTTTTCTCGCGGGTGGGTGCATGACTACGGCAACGATTTATCTTGAGGGCCTGAGCCTGCTCGGCCCGGGCATGAACGACTGGACCGAGGCCGCGCCGCGGCTGTTGGGGCAGGCGCCCTACCAGGCCGAGGACGTGCGCCTGGCGCCGCCGGCCATCCTGCCTTCCACCGAGCGCCGCCGTGCCGGTACCGCGGTAAAGCTGTCGATGGCACTGGGGTTGGCCGCAGTGGAAGCTGCCGGCGCCGATGCCGCCAGCCTGCCCAATGTGTTCAGCTCCACCGGCGGCGACTGCGACAACTGCCACAACCTGCTGGAAGTGCTGGCCTCGGACGAGCGCATGATCTCGCCCACCCGCTTCCACAACTCGGTGCACAACGCGCCGGCCGGCTACTGGGGTATCGCCACCGGCTGCACCGAGGCCTCCACCAGCCTGTGCGCCTACGATGCGACCTTCGGCGCCGGCCTGCTGGAAACCATTACCCAGGCGCACAGCGCCGGCAAGCCCTGCCTGCTGATCGCCTTCGATACCGCCTACCCGGAACCGCTGTACGCGCAGCGGCCGATTCCCTACCCGATGGGCGTAGCTATGGTACTGAGCCCGCTGCGCAGCGCCGCGAGCCAGGCCGAGCTGCGCGTGAGCTTCAGCAGCGAGCCGGCCAGCCGCATGGACGACGCGCAGCTGGAAGAGCTGCGCCAGCGCATTCCCGCTGCGCGCAGCCTGCCGCTGCTGCAGCTGCTGGCCAGCGGCCAGCCGGGGCGGGTGGTGATCGACTACCTGGACGACTGCCGCCTGGCCATCGAGGTGGCGGCATGATGGACCCGGTGATGGATCAGGCCTGGATTGCCGCGCGCATTCCGCACCAGGGCAGCATGTGTTTGCTGTCGGCAGTGGAAAGCTGGAACGAAGACGACATCGTCTGCCTGGCCGACAGCCACCTGCGGGCGGACAACCCGCTGCGCGCCGCCGGCCGCCTGGGCGTGGCCAACGCCATCGAGTACGCCGCGCAGGCCATGGCGGTGCATGGTGCGCTGCTGGCCGGCGATGCCGCACCGGCGCGCGCCGGCTACCTCACCAGCGTGCGTGAGCTGAGCTGGCATTGCCGCCGGCTGGACCAGTTGGCCGCACCGCTGCGCATCCAGGCGCAGCGCCTGTCCGGCAGCCCGGTAAACGCCATGTATCGCTTTTCCCTGCATGCCGGCGACAGCCTGCTGGTCAGCGGCCGCCTGGGCGTGGTGCTGGATGCCGACGCGCTTGCCGGCAAATCAACCTCTTGAGTATGAGCATGAAACGAGCCTTGATTACCGGTGGCAGTGGCGCCATCGGCGCAGCCATCAGCCAGCGGCTGGCGGCCGACGGTTTCCACGTCATCATCCACGCCAACAGCAATCTGGCGGCGGCCGCGCAACTGGGCCAGGCATTGCGCGAGCAGGGCTACTCGGCCGAGGCGGTGCAGTTCGACGTGGCCGATGCCGCCGCCACGGCAGCGGCGCTGGAGGCGCTGCTGGAGCAGGGCCCGGTGCAGGTGCTGGTGAACAATGCCGGCATCCACGACGACGCGGTATTCCCCGGCATGCAGGCGGCGCAGTGGCACCGGGTGATCGATGTCTCGCTGCACGGTTTCTTCAACGTGACCCAGCCGCTGACCATGCCGATGATCCGCACCCGCTGGGGCCGCATCATCAATATCACCTCGGTGGCGGCACTGGCCGGCAACCGCGGCCAGACCAATTACGCCGCCGCCAAGAGCGCGTTGCACGGCGCCACCAAGTCGCTGTCGCTGGAGCTGGCCAGCCGCGGCATCACCGTCAACGCGGTGGCACCGGGCATCATTGCCTCGGACATGACCAAGGACGTGTTCGACAAGGACATGGTGGCACAGCTGGTGCCGATGAAGCGGGTAGGGCGGCCGGAGGAAGTGGCCAGCCTGGTGGGCTTCCTGGCGTCGGAGCAGGCGGGCTATATCAGTGGCCAGGTGATCTCCATCAACGGCGGCATGATCTAGTCACCACTAACAAAACCTTCCTGCCGTTGTTGCGCGGCCTTGCCGTACTACTTGTACTGTCTGCGGCCGCGCGCATAGGCAGGATCGCTGCGCTAGGTTTTGTTAGCGGCGCTACGAGCTGGCGCTGCTAGCCGTTTGTAGCTGGCTGCGCGGCGCGTAGGCCAGTGCCACTTCCAGCTTGGCTACGTCCTGTTCCGCTACCTTCACCTGGGCGCTGATCTGTACCAGCAGCGGCGCCATCTGCCGGCAGTGGATGAAGAATTCCACCTGTTGCCCCGGCAACACCGGCTGCTTGAACCAGCAGTTGCGCACCGCCGCCAGCACGCCCACCGAATCCTCCGGCAGGGTTTTGACGTAGGGGTCGCCAGCCAGCAGGCCGGCGCCGGCGAGCTGCGCCATAGTTTCGATCAGCAGCACGCCCGGCACGATGGGCATGCCGGGGAAGTGTCCCTCGATGACCGCATGGTCATGCGGCCAACTTGCCACGCCATGAAACTGGTGCGGCCCCTCGATGGTAAGCCGCTGGCAGACGAAGATGGCGCCGCGGTGCGGCAATATCTGCTCGATATCGCTGCGCTGCAGCTGCATCGGGTAGGCGTAGCCCTGGCCGCTCATGACTACACGCGCTTTGCCACCAGCGACACATTGCTGCCGCCGAAAGCGAAGGAGTTGGACATGATGGCGCGGATGTCGCAGCCGTGGCGCGCCTGCAGCGGGATGTAATCCAGGTCGCAGCGCGGGTCCGGCTGTTCCAGCGTGGCGGTGGGCGGCAGCGAGCCGCTGCGCATCGCCATCACGCTGAGCGCGAATTCCAGGATGCCGCCGGCGCCGATCAGGTGGCCGTGCATCGCCTTGGTGGAGCTGACAGCCAGTTGCTCGGCCGCCGTGCCGAACACGCCGCGGATGGACTCGGTCTCGGTGACGTCGCCGGCATCGGTGGCGGTGCCGTGCGCGTTCAGATACTGGATGTCCTGCGGGCGCAGGCCGGCATCGTCCAGCGCCTGCTGCATGGCATGGATCTGCTCGGCGCTGGAAGGCGCGGTGAGGTGGGCGGCATCGCTGCTGCTGCCGTAGCCGCACAGCTCGGCCAGCGCCTGCTGGCCGCGTGCGTCGGCGCGGGCTTCGCTTTCCAGCACGATGGCGGCACCGCCTTCACCCAGCACGAAACCGCTGCGATCCTGCGAGAACGGGCGGCAGCTGCGCGCAGGGTTGGCCGCATGCGGCTTGGCCATCACCCGCAGTGCGTTCCAGGCCAGCATCGCACCCGGGGTGAGCATGGCCTCGCAGCCCACCACCACGGCGGCGTCCAGGTAGCCATCGCGGATGGCGCGGAACGCTTCGCCGATGGCGACGCTGGAGGAGGCGCAGGCCACGGTATAGGTATGGCTGGGGCCGCGCAGGCCGTAGCCCATGGAAATGGCGGCTGCCGGTGCGTTGGCCATCATGCGCGGTACCGACAGCGGGTGCACCATTACCGGGTTGCGCTTGCCGTCGCTGTGTACCGCGGCCTGGAAGCGGTCGTACAGGCCGTCCACGGTATGCGCGCCGCCAAAGCCGATACCGACGTAGACGCCGACGCGACGCGCATCATCCGGTGCCGGGCCGAAGTTGGCCGCAGCCAGTGCTTCGTTGGCGGCCACCAGCGCAAACTGGCTGGCGCGGTCCAGACCGGCATGCTTGCCATCCAGCAGGCTGGCCGGCTCGGCGGCGGCCGAAGCCTGCAGCACATTGGGCAGCCACCTGGCGATGTCCGGCGTGGCGGCGCCTATGGCGCAGTGCCCGGCCAGCGCCTGGGCGAAGCTGGTGGGCAGGTCGGCGCCCAGCGGGCTGATGGCGCCCATGCCGGTGATCAGGACCCTGGCCACTATTTGCCGGCTTCCAGGCTGAGTTCCGGCATTTCGCCGTTATTGTGCTCGCGGATGGCGGCTTCGATGTCGGCCAGCATGTCGCGGAAGCTCATTTGCGGGTAACGGGTGGGGTCCGGCAGCTGGAAGCCGCAGCGGTCCTCGATTTCGAACAGCATTTCCACCATGTCCAGCGAGTCGAGCCCCAGGGCGGAAACCTGCAGTGCCGGATCGTCGAACAGCGCCGGGTCCTTGCCCTTGGTTTCAACCAGGTAGTTCTTGATGATTTGTGCAAGCATGAGTATTCGATCCAAAGCGTGACGCGCACCAAAAGTCGGCGATTATATAGTAAAATTATGGCAAATGCGTGGTGCATAGCCTGATCCGGCCGGCATCTCCGCCATCAGCCGTCGTTACCATGACGGCCGTCAATCGCGCTGAAACTATCCCGGATTCCGAGTTGGCCGCAAGGCTGCTCCTGCGTGCTGGCCTGGTGCAAAAGATGGTTGCTTGGCAACCGGGGAAATACTCAAAATAATGTTCAATCGCTGTTTTCGCCTGGGCCAGATTGTCCTGTTCTACCTGATGTTGTGCTGGTTGGGCAGCATGCTGCTGCTGGGCAATATCGCCGCCTTGCCGCTGCTGCTGGCGCCGCGCCGCCTGCGTCAACCGGTGGTGCAATGGACGATCAGTGCCATCTGCCGCTGCTTTCTGGCCGGCGCCCAGGCCTGCGGGCTGATGCAGCTGGATCTGCGCGAGCTGGACCGGCTGCGCAGCCGCAAGCATTTGCTGCTGGTGCCCAATCACCCCAGCATGATCGATGCCTTCCTGGTGCTGTCGCGCATTCCGCGCGCGGTGTGCCTGATGAAGGCCAGCATCAGCTCCAATATGTTTCTTGGCGCCGGCGCCTATCTGGCCGGCTATGTATCCAACCGCTACCCGGAGCAGATGTTCCGCGCCGCCATCCGTACCCTGCGCCAGGGCACGGTGCTGATGATCTTTCCGGAAGGTACCCGCACCACGCAGCAGCCGGTGAACGAGATCGGCGGTTCGGTGGCCTTGATCGCCCGCAAGGCCGCAGTGCCGTTGCAGACCATCATCATCACCACCAATTCGCCCTATCTGAGCAAGGGCTGGAAAATCTGGAGGCCGCCGGCGTTTCCGCTGATCTACCGCGCGGTGCCGGGCAAGGAGTTTGCAGCGCAGGGCTCGCGCGATGACACCACCCGCAGCCTGCAGCAATATTTTGAAAGCACGATCCGTTTGTCTATCGACCCGGATCTGCAGCTGGACTGAGAGCTTGTGTACGATCTGCTGCGCGTCGGCGATACGGCGTTAAAAACGCCTTCATAATGCTCATTTACCATTTGTAAATTCCGCTTCCGCAGTCGTTTTTGCCTTGTCTCGCTCTAGCTCGCGAGATCATGAATACATTTTGAAGCCAGGCCGTCCGCGCGTTCTTGACCGGGGGGCCGGCTATCGGCTAAGTTCGCCCAATTCAAACAGCATCCGTCATGGGTGCATTTTTTCGTTCAGTCAGCCTGTCATGTCTATTCCCTCCACCACGCACGTGGTTCTCATCCCCAGCTACAACCCCGGCGCCAAGGTGTTCGATACCGTGCGGGCCGCCCGCGCGCAGTGGAACCCGGTATGGGTGATCGTGGATGGCAGCACCGACGGCACGGCGCAGGCGCTGCAGCAGATGGCTGCCGCCGACGACGGCCTGCAGGTGTTCGTGCTGCCGGAAAACCGCGGCAAGGGCGCGGCGGTGCTGCACGGGCTGGATCAGGCGACACGACTGGGCTTCAGCCACGTGCTGTGCATGGATTCCGATGGCCAGCACCCGGCGCAGCTGATTCCCGAGTTCATGGCGCGCTCGCAGCAGCAGCCGGAGGCCATGGTGCTGGGGCTGCCGGTGTTCGATGCCAGCGCACCCAGCCTGCGCGTCAAGGGACGCAAGATTTCCAACTGGTGGGCCAACCTGGAAACGCTGTGGGCAGGCATCGGCGACTCGCTGTTCGGCTTTCGCGTCTACCCGGTGGCGCCGCTGCGGCACATCATGCAGCGCCAGCGCTGGATGCGCCGTTTCGACTTCGACCCGGAGGCAGTGGTGCGGCTGTGCTGGTACGGCGTGCCGCCGGTGAACCTGCCGTCGCCGGTGAAATACTTCCAGGCCGGGGAGGGCGGGGTGTCGCATTTCAATTACTGGCGCGACAACCGCCTGCTGACCTGGATGCACACCCGGCTGATGTTCGGCTTCGCCCTGCGCCTGCCGCTGCTGCTGTGGCGCCGTTTGACCGGCAAGGGCGTCGCCCGCTGATGCCGGCATGGCACGCTGCGCTGGCGCTCGCCAGGGTTGGCCGCATGCCGGCAAGGGTGGACTGAGCCATGTCTACTCCCGCCATGCTGACGCATCTGCTGCTGGAGCGGCTGTCGCGGGCCGTGCTGCCGCGCGAGCCGGAGCCGCAGGCGCTGATGGAAGATGCCGCGCAGATCCAGGCTTTCATGCAAAGCGGGCAGGATCACGGCATCCTCAATTACTTCTATCTGTTTCACGCCGTGATGTCGCTGCCGGTGATCCGGCCGGGCGACGTGGTGCTGGATCTGGCCTGCGGCCCGGGCAACCAGTTGCTGCAGTTCGCCCGTCTGCATCCGGATGCGCGCTTCATCGGCCTGGATGCCTCGGCCGGCATGCTGGCGCTGGCGCGCGACAACCTGGCGCGGGCAGGGCTGCCCAATGTCGCGGTACAGCAGGGCGACATCAGCCGTCTGGATGGCCTGGCTGATGCCAGCATCGACTGCGTGCTGTGCACCATGTCGCTGCACCATCTACCGGATGGCGAGCAGTTGCAACAGACCATGCACCAGATCCGCCGCGTGCTGCGTGCCGATGGCGGCGTCTACCTGGCCGATTTCGGCCGCCTGAAGCGCCGGGCCACCCAGCATTTCTTTGCCCACGACCGCATCGAGCTGCAGTCCGCGCAGTTCACCGCCGATTTCCTCAATTCGCTGCGCGCGGCGTTCAGCCTGGACGAGTTGCGCCAGGCCATCGACTTGCTGCCGCAGCGGCTGCCGCACTACCAGACCGCGCTGGCGCCGTTCATGCTGCTGTTCCGCAGCGCGCCGCGCCGCACGGTGGATGCGGCGCTGGCAGAGCGCGTCCGCGCAGGCTATGCCCGGCTGAGCGGAGGCGAGCAGCGCGATTTCGACAACCTGGCGCGCTGGTTCCGCCTTGGTGGCCTGACGCTGCCCTGCGCCATGCGTTGAGCGCGCAGCGCTGAGCCTGCGTGGGGCACCGTCTGCCATGCTGCTGCCAACTTGAGCGCCCCGGGCGGGCCGCTCAGCACACCTCGAAATGTTCCGCCAGCTGCGCCAGGCTGCCGGCCTGCTGCGCGATCTGGCTGATGCTCTGGCTGGCAGTGTCGATGTCGCGGTGCGAGGCCTCGATCTGGGCGGCGATGTGCGTCATGCGCTCGGCCAGGTAGCTGGCGCTGGCCGACTGCTGCGCGTTGGCGGTGGCGATCTCCTGCATCATGCCGTTGACGTTGCCCACATCGCCATGCACCGACTGCAGCTGCGAGCTGGTGCGCTGCTGGGCGGCCACGCCGTCGCGGGTCTGGCTGGTGATGTTGGCAATCGCCCCCACGGTACTGTCTGCCGCGCCGCGCACATTGTTGATCAGCTCGTTGATTTCGTCGGTGCTGAGGCTGGTGCGTTCGGCCAGCTTGCGCACTTCATCGGCCACCACGGCAAAGCCGCGGCCGGCCTCGCCGGCGCGCGCGGCTTCAATGGCTGCGTTCAGCGCCAGCAGATTGGTCTGGTCGGCGATGTCGTGAATGGTCTGGGTGACGCGGATGATGTTGTTGATGGCGCCGGACAGCTCCTCGATGATGGCCTGGGTGTTTTCCACCGTGCCGGCGGCCTGGTTGCCGCGCTGGCAGGCGGCGGCCATCTCCTGGCTGCTGTGCTGCAGCTGCTGTTGCGAGCGCAGGCTCAGCTCGGCGGTCAGCGCGGCATTCTGCGATACCTGCTCGATGGTGGTGGACAACTCCTCCACCGAGCTGCTCATCTGCAGCATGCTGTCGTTGGCCGCTTCCATGCGCTGGTAGATGCCTTCGATGGCATGCTGCATGCGGCCGGTGTCGGCGGCGACTTCGCGGGCGGTGAGCTGCACGTCGTCCAGGGTGACTTTCAGGTGCACCTGCATGTGGGCGAGGGCGGCTTCCAGCTGGCCAAGCTCGCCGGCGGTGTCGATGCCCAGCGGGTTGGTGAGCCGGCCCTCGGCAATATTGGCGCAGGCGGTCAGCAGCTGTTGCTGTTC
This Vogesella sp. LIG4 DNA region includes the following protein-coding sequences:
- a CDS encoding polysaccharide deacetylase family protein translates to MKLSPFLKLCIALHIVALLAWLAAPQYWPWLLLALFLLHGGIALAGLLPRCALLGSNLTRLPDAAIRRGEVAITIDDGPDPAVTPAVLDMLRQYQVPATFFCIGERAQRHPELCRQAVAEGHDIENHGQRHRKHTSLFGPAGWRGEVGEGQATLQAITGRLPRFYRPIAGLRNPFLDPLLQRSGVFLASWTRRGYDTRACDPDTVYARLVRNLAAGDILLLHDGNAARTADGKPLILAVLPRLLEELAARRLTPVTLRQACEPD
- a CDS encoding beta-ketoacyl-[acyl-carrier-protein] synthase family protein, with the protein product MQALRLSAYTLTSALGAGRDSHLDALRQQRGGIVRKHWETVEFEVCVGEVAGLDEVALRPDLAAYDCRNNRLAQLGLQQDGFIASVEQAVARYGAGRVGVFLGSSTSGILSSEVAYRQRDPDSGALPAAHSYRETHNAYSVADFVRSFFGLAGPAVVVSTACSSSAKVFGTAERMMAAGLIDAAIVGGVDTLCLTTIYGFSSLQLVSSNPCRPFDGERDGISVGEGAAFALLERAGQPQAGDILLTGVGESSDAYHMSSPHPEGLGARAAMAQALQQAGLAPADIDYINLHGTATPSNDAAEGAAVLALFGDATPCSSTKGHTGHTLGAAGGIEALICALALQHGVMPGGVGTQQLDASLQCNYLLSTVERPLRHVLSNSFGFGGSNCSLVFSRVGA
- a CDS encoding beta-ketoacyl synthase chain length factor — protein: MTTATIYLEGLSLLGPGMNDWTEAAPRLLGQAPYQAEDVRLAPPAILPSTERRRAGTAVKLSMALGLAAVEAAGADAASLPNVFSSTGGDCDNCHNLLEVLASDERMISPTRFHNSVHNAPAGYWGIATGCTEASTSLCAYDATFGAGLLETITQAHSAGKPCLLIAFDTAYPEPLYAQRPIPYPMGVAMVLSPLRSAASQAELRVSFSSEPASRMDDAQLEELRQRIPAARSLPLLQLLASGQPGRVVIDYLDDCRLAIEVAA
- a CDS encoding 3-hydroxylacyl-ACP dehydratase — its product is MMDPVMDQAWIAARIPHQGSMCLLSAVESWNEDDIVCLADSHLRADNPLRAAGRLGVANAIEYAAQAMAVHGALLAGDAAPARAGYLTSVRELSWHCRRLDQLAAPLRIQAQRLSGSPVNAMYRFSLHAGDSLLVSGRLGVVLDADALAGKSTS
- the fabG gene encoding 3-oxoacyl-ACP reductase FabG yields the protein MKRALITGGSGAIGAAISQRLAADGFHVIIHANSNLAAAAQLGQALREQGYSAEAVQFDVADAAATAAALEALLEQGPVQVLVNNAGIHDDAVFPGMQAAQWHRVIDVSLHGFFNVTQPLTMPMIRTRWGRIINITSVAALAGNRGQTNYAAAKSALHGATKSLSLELASRGITVNAVAPGIIASDMTKDVFDKDMVAQLVPMKRVGRPEEVASLVGFLASEQAGYISGQVISINGGMI
- a CDS encoding 3-hydroxyacyl-ACP dehydratase FabZ family protein gives rise to the protein MSGQGYAYPMQLQRSDIEQILPHRGAIFVCQRLTIEGPHQFHGVASWPHDHAVIEGHFPGMPIVPGVLLIETMAQLAGAGLLAGDPYVKTLPEDSVGVLAAVRNCWFKQPVLPGQQVEFFIHCRQMAPLLVQISAQVKVAEQDVAKLEVALAYAPRSQLQTASSASS
- a CDS encoding beta-ketoacyl synthase; amino-acid sequence: MARVLITGMGAISPLGADLPTSFAQALAGHCAIGAATPDIARWLPNVLQASAAAEPASLLDGKHAGLDRASQFALVAANEALAAANFGPAPDDARRVGVYVGIGFGGAHTVDGLYDRFQAAVHSDGKRNPVMVHPLSVPRMMANAPAAAISMGYGLRGPSHTYTVACASSSVAIGEAFRAIRDGYLDAAVVVGCEAMLTPGAMLAWNALRVMAKPHAANPARSCRPFSQDRSGFVLGEGGAAIVLESEARADARGQQALAELCGYGSSSDAAHLTAPSSAEQIHAMQQALDDAGLRPQDIQYLNAHGTATDAGDVTETESIRGVFGTAAEQLAVSSTKAMHGHLIGAGGILEFALSVMAMRSGSLPPTATLEQPDPRCDLDYIPLQARHGCDIRAIMSNSFAFGGSNVSLVAKRV
- a CDS encoding acyl carrier protein gives rise to the protein MLAQIIKNYLVETKGKDPALFDDPALQVSALGLDSLDMVEMLFEIEDRCGFQLPDPTRYPQMSFRDMLADIEAAIREHNNGEMPELSLEAGK
- a CDS encoding lysophospholipid acyltransferase family protein — encoded protein: MFNRCFRLGQIVLFYLMLCWLGSMLLLGNIAALPLLLAPRRLRQPVVQWTISAICRCFLAGAQACGLMQLDLRELDRLRSRKHLLLVPNHPSMIDAFLVLSRIPRAVCLMKASISSNMFLGAGAYLAGYVSNRYPEQMFRAAIRTLRQGTVLMIFPEGTRTTQQPVNEIGGSVALIARKAAVPLQTIIITTNSPYLSKGWKIWRPPAFPLIYRAVPGKEFAAQGSRDDTTRSLQQYFESTIRLSIDPDLQLD
- a CDS encoding glycosyltransferase family 2 protein, coding for MSIPSTTHVVLIPSYNPGAKVFDTVRAARAQWNPVWVIVDGSTDGTAQALQQMAAADDGLQVFVLPENRGKGAAVLHGLDQATRLGFSHVLCMDSDGQHPAQLIPEFMARSQQQPEAMVLGLPVFDASAPSLRVKGRKISNWWANLETLWAGIGDSLFGFRVYPVAPLRHIMQRQRWMRRFDFDPEAVVRLCWYGVPPVNLPSPVKYFQAGEGGVSHFNYWRDNRLLTWMHTRLMFGFALRLPLLLWRRLTGKGVAR
- a CDS encoding class I SAM-dependent methyltransferase, whose product is MSTPAMLTHLLLERLSRAVLPREPEPQALMEDAAQIQAFMQSGQDHGILNYFYLFHAVMSLPVIRPGDVVLDLACGPGNQLLQFARLHPDARFIGLDASAGMLALARDNLARAGLPNVAVQQGDISRLDGLADASIDCVLCTMSLHHLPDGEQLQQTMHQIRRVLRADGGVYLADFGRLKRRATQHFFAHDRIELQSAQFTADFLNSLRAAFSLDELRQAIDLLPQRLPHYQTALAPFMLLFRSAPRRTVDAALAERVRAGYARLSGGEQRDFDNLARWFRLGGLTLPCAMR
- a CDS encoding PAS domain-containing methyl-accepting chemotaxis protein; the encoded protein is MKQNLPVTGVETPFESGLIVTRTDLKGAVSYANDAFVAISGFSREELLGQNHNIVRHPDMPPVLFEDLWRTVKGGHCWRGLVKNRCKNGNHYWVDAFVVPIKQQGQVSGYMSVRSPARREAIRAAEQLYPALMNGAPLRKPAPRGRLLARFQSVYAMAMTLLAAVPSLLLGGALGWTLGSSALLASGCWWLLERSRRREQQQLLTACANIAEGRLTNPLGIDTAGELGQLEAALAHMQVHLKVTLDDVQLTAREVAADTGRMQHAIEGIYQRMEAANDSMLQMSSSVEELSTTIEQVSQNAALTAELSLRSQQQLQHSSQEMAAACQRGNQAAGTVENTQAIIEELSGAINNIIRVTQTIHDIADQTNLLALNAAIEAARAGEAGRGFAVVADEVRKLAERTSLSTDEINELINNVRGAADSTVGAIANITSQTRDGVAAQQRTSSQLQSVHGDVGNVNGMMQEIATANAQQSASASYLAERMTHIAAQIEASHRDIDTASQSISQIAQQAGSLAQLAEHFEVC